One Pieris brassicae chromosome 11, ilPieBrab1.1, whole genome shotgun sequence DNA window includes the following coding sequences:
- the LOC123716592 gene encoding mitochondrial enolase superfamily member 1-like, with the protein MPYPNKKGLNIIQVDVKDVRFPTSLGGHGSDALHTDPNYSCAYVTTTTENGKQGFGLTFTCGRGTEIVVLAIRSLKRFIIGKNAAEIFSNFSEFWRTITNDSQMRWIGPEKGVAHLAAAAVLNSLWDLWARIENKPLWKLLLDLEPEELVSTIDFRYISDVVTKEEAVQMLKAMQNGREERVNFLETNGYPAYTTQVGWMGYSDELVEQLCRKYLDLGFTHFKVKVGRSVEDDLRRATVVRKCIGDDKVLMVDANQAWDVEEAISWMKKLAHLHPLWIEEPTSPDDVLGHAAIAKALKPYGIGVATGEMCANRVMFKQFLQSGGMQYCQIDSARIGGINEILSVYLMARKLNVKVCPHAGGVGLCEMVQHLQFWDYVCLSGTMEGRLIEYVDQQHEHFTDPCVVENARYMAPKMAGYSTKFLPGTVEKFAYPNGNEWKRMISEGVFPAPDKAELVNE; encoded by the exons ATGCCGTATCCAAATAAAAAAggattaaatataattcaagtCGATGTTAAAGACGTCAGGTTTCCCACATCCCTAGGAGGACACGGATCTGATGCATTG caTACTGACCCAAACTACTCATGTGCGTACGTCACCACAACTACAGAGAATGGCAAGCAGGGTTTCGGACTGACGTTCACATGTGGCCGTGGAACGGAGATTGTGGTGCTGGCCATACGGTCTTTAAAAAGATTCATCATTGGAAAGAATGCTGCTGAAATATTTAGCAATTTTTCTGAATTCTGGCGAACTATTACGAATGATTCACAAATGAGATGG ATTGGACCCGAGAAAGGAGTAGCTCATCTTGCAGCAGCAGCTGTTCTCAATTCATTATGGGACTTGTGGGCTCGGATCGAAAACAAACCTTTATGGAAATTACTACTAGATTTGGAGCCAGAG GAGTTAGTCTCAACAATTGACTTTCGTTATATAAGCGATGTAGTCACTAAAGAAGAAGCTGTTCAAATGCTAAAGGCTATGCAAAATGGGCGGGAAGAGAGGGTGAACTTCTTGGAAACAAATGGATATCCAGCGTATACCACACAAGTTG GTTGGATGGGGTATAGCGATGAATTGGTGGAGCAGCTTTGTCGCAAATATTTGGATCTAGGATTTACGCATTTCAAAGTAAAGGTTGGCCGTAGTGTAGAGGATGACCTCAGAAGAGCAACCGTTGTTCGAAAATGTATAGGAGACGACAAGGTCTTG ATGGTAGACGCGAATCAAGCATGGGATGTAGAGGAAGCTATTTCGTGGATGAAGAAACTCGCTCATTTGCATCCATTATGGATCGAAGAACCTACGTCACCCGATGACGTGCTCGGTCATGCCGCTATCGCTAAAGCTTTAAA gCCATATGGCATCGGGGTGGCGACTGGTGAGATGTGCGCAAATCGCGTTATGTTCAAGCAGTTTTTGCAAAGCGGAGGCATGCAGTATTGTCAAATTGATTCTGCGAGGATCGGAGGGATTAATGAAATACTCTCTGTGTACCTTATGGCTCGAAAACTTAACg tgAAAGTATGTCCACACGCCGGCGGTGTTGGTCTTTGTGAAATGGTGCAGCATTTGCAGTTTTGGGACTACGTATGCCTCTCCGGGACTATGGAGGGCCGACTTATTGAATACGTCGACCAACAGCACGAACATTTCACTGACCCATGTGTTGTTGAGAACGCTAGATATATGGCGCCTaag ATGGCGGGTTACAGTACAAAGTTTTTGCCGGGAACTGTGGAGAAGTTCGCTTACCCAAATGGCAATGAGTGGAAGAGAATGATTAGTGAAGGTGTATTCCCTGCTCCCGACAAAGCTGAATTAGTCAACGAATGA